The Candidatus Eremiobacteraceae bacterium nucleotide sequence CGATGACCTTGATGTCGCGGACGCGATCGAAGCCCGTGCGGCTGGCGACATTGTTGTCCGGATTCATGATCGCGTGCCACGAGAAGACGACGTCTCGTGCCGTGAACGGCGCGCCGTCCTGCCACGTCACTCCCTTGCGCAGGTGATACGTGATCGACAGGCCGTCGGGGCTGATGCCGCCGTTGCGGAGCGTCGGCACTTCGGTCGCGAGCTCGGGGACGAGGCGGCCCTTGTCGTCGAGGTTGAAGAAATAGCCCGCCCAGAACATCGAGCAATCGACCGAGGTCTGCTCGTTCGTCAGCAGCGGGTCGAGGTTGTCGATCTCCTGCGCGCCGACGATGCGTAAGATCTTCGGACCCGAGGCGCCCGGAGCCGACGAGGACGAGACGTGCGAACAGCCGCATGCGAGCAGCGCGAGCGCGAATGCGGCGATCGTGAGCGTGGTCCTCACATGCGCCACTCCCACGGCGCGGAGAACGACGTCACGGTCGGCGCCGGCTGGTAGCCTTGCAACTCGTCGCGTACGGCGTCGTGCAAGTGCGTCCAGAAGAGGAAGTCGGCGGGCACATCTTCGTTGAGCAGCGTCTGGATGCGCCAGTACGCCGCGCGGCGGACGTTCTGATCGTTTGAGGTGAGCGCGATGCGCTCTTGCGCGTCGATGCGCGGGTCGCAGAACTGAGAGAGGTTGAAACCCTGCGGCGGCATCTGATCGCACGCCCACAGCGTGTCGTCGTCGGGGTCGACGCCGCCGATCCACCCGGTCCACAAGACGTCGAACTTGCCGTTGTTGACGATGCCGCCCGAGTTCTTCGCCGCGAACAGCAGGCTCGTCGGATACGTCTTCACCGCGACCTCGACGCCGAGATGCTTCATGTCTTGTTGGAATACCGGTGCGAACTTCACGCCCTCGGAGTAGCCGATCGATGTCACGTACGACAGCGAGAGACGTTGGCCGTTCCGATAGCGGTAGCCGTCGGGCCCGAGGCGCCAGCCGGCGGCATCGAGCAGCTTCGCCGCGCCCGCGGGATCGTACGCCGGCGCATGGACGTCGGGATCGTACGCCCACGAGTACGGCGGCTGATCGCCTTCGGCCGGCGTGCCGCCGCCGTTCGCTATCGCGCTGACGACGAATTTCCGATCGATGCCCATCGATAACGCGCGCCGGACGCGGACGTCATCGAGCGGCGGATGCTTCGTCTGGTATGCGATGTACCAGAACTCATCGAACGTCTCGTCGAGCACATGAACGCCGGGTATCTGCCGCAGCTGCGAGACGTAGTTGTCACCGGGCTCGTACCAGACGTCGGCATCGCCGCTGCGCATCTCGAGCAGACGCGTGTTCACATCGGGCACGATGAT carries:
- a CDS encoding peptide ABC transporter substrate-binding protein encodes the protein MADALKRAATAVLATALTLSAASCSKVGSQIGPSSSLHAGVVRIVGIGSIDSLIPQLSGNAAATDIGWFWAAWLFRVGVHGELVPELATEIPTIANGGISRDGLTITYHLRRGVKWHDGAPFDARDVIFTWRAIMNPRNNVLTRSGYDDIASMTAPDPYTVIVRLSHPYAPAIAAFFGPSLTPMCILPAHILAKLPDINRAAYDRAPIGTGPYVLARYDTDTDVILKANPDYWRGAPKVAEVHFIIVPDVNTRLLEMRSGDADVWYEPGDNYVSQLRQIPGVHVLDETFDEFWYIAYQTKHPPLDDVRVRRALSMGIDRKFVVSAIANGGGTPAEGDQPPYSWAYDPDVHAPAYDPAGAAKLLDAAGWRLGPDGYRYRNGQRLSLSYVTSIGYSEGVKFAPVFQQDMKHLGVEVAVKTYPTSLLFAAKNSGGIVNNGKFDVLWTGWIGGVDPDDDTLWACDQMPPQGFNLSQFCDPRIDAQERIALTSNDQNVRRAAYWRIQTLLNEDVPADFLFWTHLHDAVRDELQGYQPAPTVTSFSAPWEWRM